A window from Micromonospora profundi encodes these proteins:
- a CDS encoding endonuclease/exonuclease/phosphatase family protein encodes MLCWVAVGPTATWAALRLAGLDRGPLVQAFAFTPYVAGWSIIALALAAALRRWGPAAVAALAVVALLGAVAPRALASSQPATTGPTIRVLTANLLAGSADAATLVELVRRHRVDVLAVQEFTPDAQAALDRLGLDRLLPHRQLNPHIGTPGSGLYSRWPLSDVGIRHNRGQGGWGFSQAYGTVTVPGAPPVRVESAHPSAPSALDQVGAWRADLTTQPPATPDGELRILAGDFNATLDHGPLRALLRTGYVDAADATGSGLTGTWGPYDGDLIPPVTIDHVLVDRRIAVRAVKVLHLPDSDHRPVLATLRLPTP; translated from the coding sequence GTGCTCTGCTGGGTGGCGGTTGGGCCGACGGCCACCTGGGCTGCTCTACGGCTCGCCGGCCTGGACCGTGGGCCGCTCGTGCAGGCGTTCGCCTTCACCCCGTACGTCGCGGGATGGAGCATCATCGCCCTCGCCCTCGCCGCCGCCCTGCGGCGCTGGGGCCCGGCGGCGGTCGCGGCCCTGGCCGTGGTGGCACTGCTCGGCGCTGTCGCACCCCGCGCGCTTGCCAGTTCGCAGCCCGCGACGACAGGCCCCACCATCCGGGTGCTCACCGCCAACCTGCTCGCCGGCTCCGCCGACGCGGCCACGCTCGTGGAGCTGGTCCGGCGGCACCGGGTCGACGTGCTCGCCGTGCAGGAGTTCACCCCCGACGCGCAGGCAGCCCTGGACCGGCTCGGCCTCGACCGGCTGCTCCCCCACCGGCAACTCAACCCGCACATCGGCACGCCCGGCTCCGGGCTCTACTCACGCTGGCCGCTCAGCGACGTTGGCATCAGGCACAACCGGGGCCAGGGCGGCTGGGGGTTCAGCCAGGCGTACGGCACCGTGACCGTCCCCGGGGCGCCACCGGTCCGTGTCGAGTCGGCCCACCCCTCGGCGCCGTCCGCGCTGGACCAGGTCGGCGCGTGGCGTGCCGACCTGACCACCCAACCACCGGCCACGCCAGATGGTGAGCTGCGGATCCTCGCCGGGGACTTCAACGCCACCCTCGACCATGGTCCGCTGCGGGCGCTGCTGCGCACCGGCTACGTCGACGCGGCCGACGCCACCGGCTCAGGGCTCACCGGCACGTGGGGCCCCTACGACGGCGACCTGATCCCCCCGGTCACCATCGACCATGTGCTCGTCGACAGGCGCATCGCGGTCCGCGCAGTGAAAGTGCTGCACCTACCCGACAGCGACCACCGCCCCGTCCTGGCAACCCTCCGCCTCCCCACCCCGTAA
- the cimA gene encoding citramalate synthase, which translates to MTFQVYDTTLRDGAQREGLTYSVVDKLAVARLLDEFGVGFIEGGWPGAVPKDTEFFRRARTELQLRHAVLVAFGATRKAGVAVADDPQVRGLLDAQTPAIALVAKADIRHVERALRTTGAENLAMIRDTVTHLVREGRRVFVDGEHFFDGFRHDPAYGTAVVQTALDAGAERMVLCDTNGGMLPSQVTAAILDLTDRLGVDAGLFGMHAQNDTACAVANTIAAVEAGVRHVQGTANGYGERPGNADIFAVVANLQLKLGMPVLPDGCLEQMVRVSHAIAEIANIAPDTHQAYAGAAAFAHKAGLHASAIKVDPLLYNHVDPSVVGNDMRILVTEMAGRASVELKSRELGLDLAGRPEALTRVTKRVKELEAEGWSFEAADASFELLVRSELPEGGPARPFTLESYRVLVEHREDGAVVSEATVKIRVRGERVIATAEGNGPVNALDEALRVGLTRHYPQLRNFELADYKVRILEGSHGTGAVTRVLLETSEEGGRDWTTVGVHNNVVEASWHALVDALTYGLAPATV; encoded by the coding sequence ATGACGTTCCAGGTCTACGACACGACGTTGCGCGACGGCGCCCAGCGCGAAGGGCTCACCTACTCGGTGGTCGACAAGCTGGCGGTGGCCCGGCTGCTCGACGAGTTCGGCGTCGGGTTCATCGAGGGCGGCTGGCCGGGCGCGGTACCCAAGGACACCGAATTCTTCCGCCGCGCACGCACCGAGCTGCAGCTGCGGCACGCCGTGCTTGTCGCGTTCGGCGCCACCCGCAAGGCCGGGGTCGCAGTCGCCGACGATCCCCAGGTACGCGGCCTCCTGGACGCGCAGACGCCAGCGATCGCGCTCGTCGCCAAGGCCGACATCCGGCACGTCGAACGGGCGCTGCGCACCACAGGCGCGGAGAACCTGGCGATGATCCGTGACACCGTCACCCACCTCGTCCGCGAGGGCCGCCGGGTCTTCGTCGACGGCGAACACTTCTTCGACGGCTTCCGGCACGACCCGGCGTACGGCACGGCAGTGGTGCAGACCGCGCTCGACGCCGGCGCCGAGCGCATGGTGCTCTGCGACACCAACGGCGGCATGCTGCCCTCCCAGGTGACAGCCGCGATCCTCGACCTGACCGACCGCCTCGGCGTCGACGCCGGGCTGTTCGGCATGCACGCCCAGAACGACACCGCCTGCGCTGTCGCCAACACGATCGCCGCCGTCGAGGCCGGTGTCCGGCACGTCCAGGGCACCGCCAACGGGTACGGCGAGCGCCCCGGCAACGCCGACATCTTCGCGGTCGTCGCCAACCTCCAGCTCAAGCTGGGCATGCCCGTCCTACCGGACGGCTGCCTGGAACAGATGGTGCGGGTCTCGCACGCCATCGCCGAAATCGCAAACATCGCCCCCGACACCCACCAGGCGTACGCCGGGGCCGCCGCCTTCGCCCACAAGGCAGGGCTGCACGCGAGCGCGATCAAGGTCGACCCGTTGCTCTACAACCACGTGGACCCGTCGGTGGTAGGCAACGACATGCGGATCCTGGTAACCGAGATGGCCGGCCGGGCCAGCGTCGAGCTCAAGAGTCGTGAGCTCGGACTGGACCTGGCCGGCCGTCCGGAAGCGCTGACCCGGGTCACGAAGCGGGTCAAGGAACTGGAGGCCGAGGGCTGGTCCTTCGAGGCCGCGGACGCCTCCTTCGAGCTGCTCGTCCGCTCCGAGCTGCCCGAGGGCGGCCCGGCCCGCCCGTTCACCCTGGAGTCGTACCGGGTGCTTGTCGAGCACCGCGAGGACGGCGCTGTCGTGTCCGAGGCGACAGTGAAGATCCGGGTACGCGGCGAGCGGGTGATCGCCACCGCCGAGGGCAACGGCCCGGTCAACGCGCTCGACGAGGCGCTGCGGGTGGGGCTTACCCGGCACTATCCGCAGCTGCGCAACTTCGAACTGGCCGACTACAAGGTGCGCATCCTGGAGGGCAGCCACGGCACCGGTGCGGTCACCCGGGTGCTGCTGGAGACCTCCGAGGAAGGTGGCCGGGACTGGACCACAGTGGGCGTACACAACAACGTGGTCGAGGCGAGCTGGCACGCCCTGGTAGACGCCCTGACCTACGGCCTGGCCCCCGCAACGGTCTAA
- a CDS encoding PRC-barrel domain containing protein: MDRIDPHATHAGPDPLRGGDQGTVAGGAPAGVFDPWRYRDQAGVADADLVGYKVEATDGGIGKIDSASHEVDGSYLVVDTGPWIFGKKVMLPAGTVNQVDHDQRTISIDRTRDQIKAAPEYDETSHSDPAYRDQLGGYYDETYGALPPGTAR; encoded by the coding sequence ATGGACAGGATCGATCCGCACGCCACCCACGCCGGGCCGGACCCGCTGCGCGGCGGCGACCAGGGCACCGTTGCCGGCGGCGCACCGGCCGGCGTCTTCGACCCCTGGCGCTACCGGGACCAGGCCGGGGTGGCCGACGCCGACCTGGTCGGCTACAAGGTCGAAGCCACCGACGGCGGAATCGGCAAGATCGACAGTGCCAGCCACGAGGTGGACGGCAGCTACCTGGTGGTGGACACCGGCCCGTGGATTTTCGGCAAGAAGGTGATGCTGCCGGCCGGAACGGTCAACCAGGTCGACCACGACCAGCGCACCATCTCGATCGACCGGACCCGCGACCAGATCAAGGCAGCCCCCGAGTACGACGAGACCAGCCACAGCGACCCGGCGTACCGGGATCAGCTGGGTGGCTACTACGACGAGACGTACGGCGCGCTGCCGCCCGGCACCGCACGCTGA
- a CDS encoding tyrosine-protein phosphatase: MDAIDDNRNIQLPATFNFRDVGGYHGHDARTVSRGRLYRSDSLHRLDEQDRDAFAAIGIRTVIDLRRPTEVERDGRVPSYPGLTYRHIHPEHDDWAATPHQEGTDLARYLADRYADLAQTGTAGLAEAIGLIADSANAPVVVHCVAGKDRTGIVCALTLAVLGVDDADIVADYALSTEASARFSAWLTATMPHVTDVPAPFLASPAEAMQTFLDELRAGYGSVEAYLRHAGVTDAQLDALREHLLD, encoded by the coding sequence GTGGACGCCATCGACGACAACCGAAACATTCAGCTGCCCGCCACCTTCAACTTCCGCGACGTCGGCGGCTATCACGGCCACGACGCTCGGACCGTGAGCCGGGGCCGCCTCTACCGCTCCGACTCCCTGCACCGCCTCGACGAGCAGGACCGGGACGCGTTCGCCGCCATCGGCATCCGCACCGTCATCGACCTGCGCCGCCCCACAGAGGTGGAGCGCGACGGGCGGGTGCCGAGCTATCCGGGCCTGACCTACCGTCACATCCACCCGGAGCACGACGACTGGGCCGCCACGCCCCACCAGGAGGGCACCGACCTGGCCCGCTACCTCGCGGACCGGTACGCCGATCTGGCCCAGACCGGCACCGCCGGCCTGGCCGAGGCCATCGGGCTCATCGCCGACTCCGCGAACGCTCCGGTGGTGGTGCACTGCGTCGCCGGCAAGGACCGCACCGGCATCGTCTGCGCGTTGACCCTCGCCGTGCTGGGCGTCGACGACGCCGACATCGTCGCCGACTACGCGCTCAGCACCGAGGCGTCGGCCCGGTTCAGCGCCTGGCTGACGGCCACCATGCCGCACGTCACGGACGTGCCGGCGCCGTTCCTGGCCTCACCCGCCGAGGCGATGCAGACCTTCCTCGACGAACTGCGTGCGGGGTACGGCTCGGTCGAGGCGTACCTGCGCCACGCCGGAGTGACCGACGCGCAGCTCGACGCCCTGCGCGAGCATCTGCTCGACTGA
- a CDS encoding branched-chain amino acid aminotransferase, translated as MSGGDMLDFEIRPNPAPVSAADRAALLANPGFGRVFTDHMVTIRYAEGKGWYDARVEARAPIPMDPASAVLHYAQEIFEGLKAYRTADGGVTMFRPDANAARFASSAQRMAMPVLPPEVFVDSLHKLIEIDREWIPTGEDGSLYLRPFMFASEVFLGVRPSNEYLYMVIASPVGAYFSGGVKPVTVWVSPDYTRAAPGGTGAAKCGGNYAASLAAQAEAIEAGCDQVVFLDAVEQRFVDELGGMNVFFVYDDDTVVTPPLTGTILPGITRDAVLTLAEGAGHRVEERPVTFADWQADAASGRLREVFACGTAAVITPIGGVRFPDGEFLIGGGEPGRVTMALRQQLVDIQRGSAPDPHGWVRQVL; from the coding sequence ATGAGCGGTGGTGACATGCTCGACTTCGAGATCCGTCCGAATCCCGCGCCGGTATCCGCCGCCGACCGGGCCGCCCTGCTGGCCAACCCCGGCTTCGGCCGGGTGTTCACCGACCACATGGTCACCATCCGCTACGCCGAGGGCAAGGGTTGGTACGACGCCCGGGTGGAGGCGCGCGCACCGATCCCGATGGACCCGGCCAGCGCCGTGCTGCACTACGCGCAGGAGATCTTCGAAGGTCTCAAGGCGTACCGGACGGCCGACGGTGGCGTGACCATGTTCCGGCCGGACGCCAACGCCGCCCGCTTCGCCAGCTCGGCGCAGCGGATGGCGATGCCGGTGCTGCCACCCGAGGTCTTCGTCGACTCGCTGCACAAGCTCATCGAGATCGACAGGGAGTGGATCCCGACCGGCGAGGACGGCAGCCTCTACCTGCGGCCGTTCATGTTCGCCAGCGAGGTCTTCCTCGGCGTCCGCCCGTCGAACGAATACCTCTACATGGTGATCGCCTCACCGGTCGGGGCGTACTTCAGCGGCGGGGTCAAGCCGGTCACCGTCTGGGTCTCGCCGGACTACACCCGCGCCGCGCCCGGCGGCACCGGCGCGGCCAAGTGCGGCGGCAACTACGCCGCATCACTGGCCGCCCAGGCCGAGGCCATCGAGGCCGGCTGCGACCAGGTGGTCTTCCTCGACGCTGTGGAGCAACGCTTCGTCGACGAGCTGGGCGGCATGAACGTCTTCTTCGTCTACGACGACGACACGGTGGTCACCCCGCCGCTGACCGGCACGATCCTGCCGGGCATCACCCGCGACGCGGTCCTCACGCTGGCCGAGGGCGCTGGTCACCGGGTCGAGGAGCGGCCTGTCACGTTCGCCGACTGGCAGGCCGACGCGGCGAGCGGCCGGCTCCGCGAGGTCTTCGCCTGCGGCACCGCTGCGGTCATCACCCCGATCGGCGGGGTGCGCTTCCCCGACGGCGAGTTCCTGATCGGTGGCGGCGAGCCCGGCCGGGTGACGATGGCGCTGCGTCAGCAGCTCGTCGACATCCAGCGGGGCAGCGCACCCGACCCGCACGGCTGGGTGCGCCAGGTCCTCTGA
- a CDS encoding 3-isopropylmalate dehydrogenase, which yields MARIAVVAGDGIGPEVVTQARKVLDAVLPGGVEATEYDLGAARWHRTGEVLPDSVLAELAGHDAILLGAVGDPTVPPGVLERGLLLKLRFAFDQYVNLRPSRLWPGVAGPLGNVKPGEVDLVVVREGTEGLYAGAGGSLHRDTPAEVATEESLNTRHGVERVIRDAFVRAGRRERRKVTLVHKTNVLTHAGSLWARTFEAVAAEHPDIETEYQHVDAAAMFLVTQPQRYDVVVTDNLFGDILTDIAAAVTGGIGLAASGCINPEGTYPSMFEPVHGSAPDIAGQGVADPVAAVLSAALLLEQLGHADAAARVNAAVAAELSGRTPGVTLRTAEVGDRLAAHAVA from the coding sequence GTGGCGCGGATCGCGGTGGTGGCTGGGGACGGCATCGGGCCCGAGGTGGTCACGCAGGCCCGCAAGGTCCTCGACGCGGTGCTGCCCGGCGGTGTCGAGGCCACCGAGTACGACCTCGGTGCCGCCCGCTGGCACCGTACCGGAGAGGTGCTGCCCGACTCGGTGCTGGCCGAGCTGGCCGGGCACGACGCGATCCTGCTCGGCGCGGTGGGCGACCCCACGGTCCCGCCCGGTGTCCTGGAGCGGGGGCTGCTGCTCAAGCTCCGGTTCGCCTTCGACCAGTACGTCAACCTGCGTCCGTCCCGGCTCTGGCCCGGTGTCGCAGGCCCCCTCGGCAACGTGAAGCCCGGCGAGGTCGACCTGGTGGTCGTGCGCGAGGGCACCGAGGGTCTCTACGCCGGCGCCGGCGGGTCGCTGCACCGCGACACCCCCGCCGAGGTCGCCACGGAGGAGAGCCTCAACACCCGGCACGGCGTGGAGCGGGTCATCCGTGACGCGTTCGTGCGGGCCGGCCGTCGGGAACGCCGCAAGGTCACGCTCGTGCACAAGACCAACGTGCTGACCCACGCCGGGTCGCTGTGGGCGCGCACCTTCGAGGCCGTCGCCGCCGAGCACCCGGACATCGAGACCGAATACCAGCACGTCGACGCGGCCGCGATGTTCCTGGTCACCCAGCCGCAGCGCTACGACGTGGTGGTCACCGACAACCTGTTCGGCGACATCCTCACCGACATCGCCGCAGCGGTCACCGGTGGCATCGGTCTGGCCGCCAGCGGCTGCATCAACCCCGAGGGCACGTACCCCTCGATGTTCGAGCCGGTGCACGGCTCCGCCCCGGACATCGCCGGGCAGGGCGTCGCGGACCCGGTCGCCGCGGTGCTCTCCGCCGCGTTGCTGCTGGAGCAGCTCGGGCACGCCGACGCGGCGGCCCGGGTCAACGCGGCGGTCGCCGCCGAGCTCTCCGGCCGCACCCCAGGCGTCACGCTGCGTACCGCCGAGGTCGGCGACCGTCTCGCCGCCCACGCCGTAGCCTGA
- a CDS encoding FAD:protein FMN transferase has translation MLIDEQPRTRWPDTSAFRNRRPDLRLGNRRHQVDPASATQGRIALQHTVRTATAEYTLLLNAPEWLGRRGVGEALRDSVAELRAIDLTYGPNRPESLVSKLRRGEISPESYPPLADLVDRCAAMRAATDGWFDAWAVPGGFDPGGLLGGWAVERAAARLRAAGVHDYAVLTGADLVVRGRAPHGGPWRVAVHHPTAPDHAPLVLEMTDGAVGTSGVTGRQGHVVDPHTGEPATQLAAATVVGPDLAVADAYATALYAAGPTGLAWFRGNSDYRALFAHRH, from the coding sequence ATGCTCATCGACGAGCAGCCGCGGACCCGCTGGCCGGACACGTCCGCGTTCCGCAACCGCCGGCCCGACCTGCGCCTGGGCAACCGCCGGCACCAGGTCGACCCGGCCAGCGCCACGCAGGGCCGGATCGCCCTGCAACACACGGTGCGCACCGCGACCGCTGAGTACACGCTGCTGCTCAACGCGCCCGAGTGGCTCGGCCGTCGAGGCGTCGGGGAAGCGCTGCGGGACAGCGTCGCGGAGCTACGCGCCATCGACCTGACCTACGGCCCGAACCGTCCGGAGAGCCTGGTCTCCAAGCTTCGCCGCGGAGAGATCAGCCCCGAGTCGTACCCCCCTCTGGCCGACCTGGTGGACCGCTGCGCGGCGATGCGCGCCGCCACCGACGGATGGTTCGACGCCTGGGCGGTGCCCGGCGGCTTCGACCCGGGCGGACTGCTCGGGGGCTGGGCCGTGGAACGCGCAGCCGCCCGGCTGCGGGCTGCCGGCGTGCACGACTACGCGGTGCTCACCGGCGCCGACCTCGTGGTGCGGGGCCGCGCGCCGCACGGCGGCCCGTGGCGGGTGGCGGTGCACCACCCGACGGCACCCGACCACGCGCCGCTGGTGCTGGAGATGACAGACGGCGCCGTCGGCACCTCCGGGGTGACCGGCCGGCAGGGGCACGTGGTGGACCCGCACACCGGCGAACCGGCCACCCAGCTCGCTGCCGCCACTGTCGTCGGCCCGGACCTGGCGGTCGCCGACGCCTACGCCACAGCGCTCTACGCCGCAGGCCCCACCGGCCTGGCGTGGTTCCGCGGTAACTCCGACTATCGCGCGCTCTTCGCCCACCGGCACTGA
- the serA gene encoding phosphoglycerate dehydrogenase, producing MNPVVLIAEELAPAAIEVLAHDFDVRHVDGTDRPALLSALSEADAVIVRSATQIDAEAIAAAPRLKVVARAGIGLDNVEVPAATARGVMVVNAPTSNIVSAAEQAVALLLAVARNTASASAALKAGEWKRSKYTGVEVQGKTVGVVGLGRIGVLFASRIAAFGTRLIAYDPYIQPARAAQLGVRLVGLEELLRESDFISIHLPKTPETMGLIGEKELAIVKPGVRIVNAARGGLVDEQALADAIAEGRVAGAGVDVYAKEPCTSSPLFAFDNVVATPHLGASTHEAQDKAGLAVAKSVKLALQGEFVPDAVNVQAGGVVAQDVRPLLPLAEKLGRAFTAVAGGVAASVTVEVRGEIVGHDVSVLKLAATKGLFSSVVEEQVTYVNAPHLAAERGVEVTLASLAETAEQPTLVTVRGALPDGRTVSVSGTVTHSGARDIIKLTEVDGFDVEIGAEGILLFLRYADRPGVVGTVGTLLGESGINIAAMQVARREAGGETLMTLTVDQALGADLLTSAADSIGATSASAADLRDE from the coding sequence ATGAATCCTGTCGTACTGATCGCCGAAGAACTCGCCCCCGCCGCCATCGAGGTGCTCGCCCACGACTTCGACGTCCGGCACGTCGACGGCACCGACCGTCCGGCCCTGCTCTCGGCGCTCTCCGAGGCCGACGCCGTCATCGTGCGCAGCGCGACCCAGATCGACGCCGAGGCGATCGCCGCCGCGCCGCGACTCAAGGTGGTCGCGCGGGCGGGTATCGGCCTGGACAACGTCGAGGTGCCGGCGGCCACCGCCCGGGGCGTGATGGTCGTCAACGCTCCCACCTCGAACATCGTCTCCGCCGCCGAGCAGGCCGTCGCGCTGCTGCTGGCAGTGGCCCGCAACACCGCGAGCGCCAGCGCGGCGCTCAAGGCGGGGGAGTGGAAGCGGTCCAAGTACACGGGCGTCGAGGTGCAGGGCAAGACCGTCGGCGTGGTCGGGCTCGGCCGGATCGGGGTTCTCTTCGCCTCCCGCATCGCCGCCTTCGGCACCCGGCTGATCGCGTACGACCCCTACATCCAGCCGGCCCGCGCGGCCCAGCTCGGCGTACGCCTGGTCGGGCTCGAGGAGCTGCTGCGCGAGAGCGACTTCATCTCCATCCACCTGCCGAAGACCCCGGAGACGATGGGGCTCATCGGTGAGAAGGAACTGGCGATCGTCAAGCCGGGCGTGCGCATCGTGAACGCCGCCCGTGGTGGTCTTGTCGACGAGCAGGCGCTCGCGGACGCCATCGCCGAGGGCCGGGTCGCCGGCGCCGGTGTGGACGTGTACGCCAAGGAGCCGTGCACCTCGTCGCCGCTGTTCGCGTTCGACAACGTGGTGGCCACCCCGCACCTGGGTGCCTCCACCCACGAGGCTCAGGACAAGGCCGGCCTGGCCGTGGCCAAGAGCGTCAAGCTGGCGTTGCAGGGCGAGTTCGTGCCGGACGCCGTGAACGTGCAGGCCGGTGGCGTGGTCGCCCAGGACGTACGGCCGCTGCTGCCGCTGGCCGAGAAGCTGGGCCGGGCGTTCACCGCTGTCGCCGGTGGGGTCGCCGCGAGCGTCACCGTCGAGGTCCGTGGCGAGATCGTCGGCCACGACGTGTCGGTGCTCAAGCTGGCCGCGACGAAGGGCCTGTTCAGCTCCGTGGTCGAGGAGCAGGTCACCTACGTCAACGCACCGCACCTGGCCGCCGAGCGCGGCGTCGAGGTCACCCTCGCGAGCCTCGCCGAGACCGCCGAGCAGCCCACCCTGGTCACCGTACGCGGCGCGCTGCCGGACGGCCGGACGGTGAGCGTCTCCGGGACGGTGACCCACTCGGGCGCCCGGGACATCATCAAGCTGACCGAGGTGGACGGCTTCGACGTGGAGATCGGCGCCGAGGGCATCCTGCTCTTCCTGCGCTACGCCGACCGGCCGGGTGTCGTCGGCACCGTCGGCACCCTGCTCGGCGAGTCGGGCATCAACATCGCCGCGATGCAGGTCGCCCGGCGCGAGGCGGGCGGCGAGACGCTGATGACGCTTACCGTCGACCAGGCGCTCGGCGCCGACCTGCTCACCTCCGCGGCGGACTCGATCGGCGCGACATCTGCCAGCGCGGCGGACCTGCGCGACGAGTAG
- the ilvC gene encoding ketol-acid reductoisomerase — MSVEVYYDDDADLGLIQGKKVAVIGYGSQGHAHALSLRDSGVDVVIGLPEGSKSRPKAEEQGLRVLTPAQAAAEADVIMVLAPDTAQRSLYTESIAPHLAPGKALFFGHGFNIRYGLIKPPAEVDVAMVAPKGPGHLVRRQYTDGKGVPCLVAVEQDASGNALALALAYAKGIGGTRAGAIKTTFTEETETDLFGEQAVLCGGAAALVQTGFEVLTEAGYAPEVAYFECLHELKLIVDLMYEGGIAKMRYSISDTAEYGDLSRGPRVIDSRVKDEMRKILGEIQSGEFAREWVAEDEAGRPNFTKWQNEGAAHPIEETGAKLRGMMSWVDRPITETA; from the coding sequence ATGAGCGTTGAGGTTTACTACGACGACGATGCCGACCTCGGCCTGATCCAGGGCAAGAAGGTCGCGGTGATCGGCTACGGCAGCCAGGGCCACGCCCACGCGCTGTCGCTGCGTGACTCCGGCGTCGACGTGGTGATCGGTCTGCCGGAGGGCTCCAAGAGCCGTCCCAAGGCCGAGGAGCAGGGCCTGCGGGTGCTCACGCCGGCACAGGCCGCCGCCGAGGCTGACGTGATCATGGTGCTCGCGCCGGACACCGCCCAGCGCTCCCTCTACACCGAGTCGATCGCCCCGCACCTCGCCCCGGGCAAGGCCCTCTTCTTCGGCCACGGCTTCAACATCCGGTACGGGCTCATCAAGCCCCCGGCCGAGGTGGACGTCGCCATGGTCGCTCCGAAGGGCCCCGGCCACCTGGTCCGCCGCCAGTACACCGACGGCAAGGGCGTGCCCTGCCTGGTCGCCGTCGAGCAGGACGCAAGCGGCAACGCGCTCGCGCTCGCCCTCGCGTACGCCAAGGGGATCGGTGGCACCCGCGCCGGTGCGATCAAGACCACGTTCACCGAGGAGACCGAGACCGACCTCTTCGGTGAGCAGGCGGTGCTCTGCGGCGGTGCCGCGGCGCTGGTGCAGACCGGTTTCGAGGTGCTCACCGAGGCCGGCTACGCCCCCGAGGTGGCCTACTTCGAGTGCCTGCACGAGCTGAAGCTGATCGTCGACCTCATGTACGAGGGTGGCATCGCGAAGATGCGGTACAGCATCTCCGACACCGCCGAGTACGGCGACCTCTCCCGGGGCCCGCGCGTCATCGACTCCCGTGTCAAGGACGAGATGCGCAAGATCCTGGGCGAGATCCAGTCCGGCGAGTTCGCCCGCGAGTGGGTCGCCGAGGACGAGGCGGGCCGGCCCAACTTCACCAAGTGGCAGAACGAGGGCGCGGCGCACCCGATCGAGGAGACCGGCGCGAAGCTGCGCGGCATGATGAGCTGGGTCGACCGCCCGATCACCGAGACCGCCTGA
- the ilvN gene encoding acetolactate synthase small subunit yields MTMHTLSVLVENKPGVLARVSGLFSRRGFNIDSLAVGETENPDVSRITIVVNADSSPLEQVTKQLNKLVNVLKIVELDAQVSVARELLLVKVRADRSARTQVLETVNLFRARVVDVAPDTLTIEATGTPDKLDALLRDLEPFGIKEMVQSGLVAIGRGSRSITAGPALRAA; encoded by the coding sequence ATGACGATGCACACTCTGTCCGTGCTCGTGGAGAACAAGCCGGGCGTTCTCGCCCGCGTCTCCGGCCTGTTCTCCCGGCGCGGGTTCAACATCGACAGCCTCGCCGTCGGCGAGACCGAGAACCCGGACGTTTCCCGGATCACGATCGTGGTCAACGCCGACTCGTCCCCGCTGGAGCAGGTCACCAAGCAGCTCAACAAGCTCGTCAACGTGCTCAAGATCGTCGAGCTGGACGCGCAGGTCTCGGTCGCCCGGGAGTTGCTGCTGGTGAAGGTCCGCGCCGACCGGTCCGCACGCACCCAGGTGTTGGAGACGGTCAACCTGTTCCGCGCCCGGGTTGTCGACGTGGCACCGGACACGCTGACCATCGAGGCCACCGGTACGCCCGACAAGCTCGACGCTCTGCTGCGCGACCTGGAGCCCTTCGGCATCAAGGAAATGGTGCAGTCCGGCCTTGTGGCGATCGGGCGCGGCTCGCGTTCGATCACCGCCGGTCCCGCCTTGCGGGCCGCCTGA